Part of the Xenopus laevis strain J_2021 chromosome 2S, Xenopus_laevis_v10.1, whole genome shotgun sequence genome is shown below.
TCCACATCCCATATCTGATGTGCACATTGGCCTAAGGGCCAAATATGCTGGTTTAAAATCTCTACATATCTGGTGTATTTCACATGTTTCAAAGAATATCTTATAAGAATAAGAATGTTGCTGACACTAATAGAAGCGCTTTAAGCACATggtttttaatatattgtaacaCAATTTTGGAAAGCTGCGACAGTCACCATCTTAAAACCCACTTTTCACTTGTTTAAGTTGTTTCCCAGAGAGGAATCAAGTACAAAATCAACGTTGCTTGCAATATAACATAGCTTTCTCAAGAGGGAGAAAAATAAGAGTTTGTTGAACCTTCACAGCCACAGAAAGAATGAAAGGCGTACAGATCACCCAACAATGGAATTTGCAGAAAAATAGAACCATTTTCCTGAAACATTTCTTTTACTTTAATGTGTGGCAACCTGCTTTGGTTTTGCTGTCTCTTACAgcatatatatgtttaaaaaaaaagactactcGGTTCCATTAGGTTCTGGCTCAGAGGCTGGAAGCCTTAATTCAGAGTCATTTCTCACCATTGTGAAGAGGCTTACCACACAGAGCAGGGCAAGTACCATTGTGATGGCACACAAACTGAACATGTTCCTGGTACCACTTTGGTAGTCACTGTCATGCAGTACAAGTAGCCCTAATCCAGCAAGCAGGTTTAGAGGAACTCTGAACCAGTTCAATACACCTGTCTGCTCTTTCTCTGGAATTAACCTGCGCCTCAGGAATCGCATGGCAGGAAAGTAGAGGCCGCAAGCCAACTCAATGAGCAGAAATGCCAGCAAGGACTCTGTTGGATGCTCTTGGCCTGGAGCAGTGGAGAATGTCAGCATAAAGAGTGAAAAGAACACCATAAGAATTGAGAGACAAAGGACATGCATTGGCTGCAAATGGTATTTCTTGGAAGTTGCAAGATGATACAGTGAGGATCCCACTGCACTAGCTGCCATAAAGCTAGAAAAGGCAATGCCAAGAGGTGCATTATGTGGATCCAGTACTGGTGTCCAAAGGAAGATGAATATATAAACTACACTCTCAAATAAAGCTTGGATGGTACCCAAAAGCAGCACCCGTCGATCTCTCAGAAGACACCGCAATCCATCTCCACATACTCTCCGAAAGCTACTGGTCTGTCCATAATTTTCATCCCACTCCCGTATCACTAGGACTACAGATAAAACAAGGAGGGGCACGGCAAGCACGGAGGGTGAAGCAGGACCAAGACCTAGCCACTCTGCACAGACATTTGCAGTTATTCCTGCAGCTATTGCTATGCCTCCGTTCCATTCAGCTGCCCGAGTGAAGGTGTGAGGGAGCCACTCAGCTGGAAAATCATGTTGCTCAGCGTGTTCATGGGTGTACCATGCTTCAAAGCAAGAAAAGAGTAAAGAGCTTGAAAAGCCACCCAAAACCCTTCCAGTCATAAGCACAAAATATTCTTGAGACAGCTTGCACAGGTAGCTCGCTGAGAGGAGAAGGCAAAACAGAATGCAGGATTTCCTGCGACCAAGTCGACTTGTCAGCGGGACGCTCACTAGACCTGCAAACACACTAGCCCCAAAGCCGCAGACATAGATGATTGCTATTTGTCCCTCCAGGAAGTGGTAGTGCTGGTACAATTTGTACAGGTAGGGGCCCTGCAACCAATCCGCTGCCAGAGCTGGGAAATAAGTTCTATAGAAGTCATATTGAAACTGTCGAAAGGCAGGGTTTCCCAGTGCATTGCTGGAGGCTGATGGCTTAGAATGACAGGCAGAGAACTCCAGCACGCCCCATAGAGCTAACAGCCCCAAGAGAAACAAGTATGCTGTAACCAACATTGTAATTTCATCGAAGTGGCATTCTGAGATaaatctgtaaaacaaaaaaaaagaacaaaataaggAGAGTGAAGTATTGTTCAAATATATTCTTCACATCATCTGAAGTCATTCTGCAATACACATTTCAATAAATGGAGTGCCATTCCCTAAAACCAAATCTGCCGtttgtattaaagtggacctgtcacccagtcacaaaaatctgtataataaaagtccttttctaattaaacatgaaatccaatttctattctttattaaagcattcatagctgctgtaagctcatttaaaaatctcagctgtcaatcaaatattgtctgcccctcctctatgccttaggcataggggcaggagcagacaattactttcactttccattcagcactaccTAGTTGTCaatgctctccccacattcctacCTTTCTCTTCAACGTTTAactgtgtagccaggacatgtggatggacatcaggtcccccaatctggtgcacaaacaaggctCTAAGATGATGCAacacttgtcttaataacagtgtccacaaaatggctcctgcctgcttgttataattatgaattcccagactgaaggaaacaagattcaaataatttatatagtgtaattaaacttCATTCTGCTTGattaacgtgataaaataggattttgaataatttttgggtgacgggtcccctttataAAACAAATAGAGCAAAAAGGAGCTGGGAGAAACAACAAGAGAAATTGGAGCCCTGCAAAATGGACATAGAAAAAGAGCAATACAATACCCTTGCACTCGACAGAGTATTGGTCGTGAAAGCCTCCCAAAGCTGCTGTTTCGGGGTGTCGCACCCAGACCAGGAGTAGTGAGTGACCTGTATATCATTAATGCATATAGAATGTGATGAATTAAGCAACAGGTTCGGGGCATTCACGCTAGGACCCACTTGGTAAAAGGGTGAGCGCTGCAGGAATTAAGCCTgcatgatattaaagggatactgtcatgggaaaacatgtttttttcaaaacgcatcagttaatagggctgctccagcagaattcagcactgaaatccatttttcaaaagagcaaacagattttgttatattccattttgaaatctgacatggggctagacatattgtcaaattcccagctgccccagtcatgtgacttgtgctctgataaacttcagtcactctttactgctgtactgcaagttggagtgatatcaccccctcccccccccagcagcctaacaacagaacaaagggaaagtaacgagatagcagctccctaacacaagataacagctgcctggtacatctacaggtggccatagacgcaaagatcctattgtacgaatcgaggattttcagactgtgtgtggagagtctcgatatttttcgtccagcggagatcagtcgtttggtcgatcagacaggtttgattttgtcccgacagatcccgccggagcccatcgCGCTCTTATcgtaatctgatcattcggccatagggccaaacgttcaaattacccgatatagccatgcccgttagtggcatatcagggaaagatcagctcatttggcaatgtcgccaaacgagcggatcttttcgtctatggccaccttaagaacaacactcaatagtaaaaaccaagtcccacggagactgattcagttacattaagtaggagaaataacatcctgccagaaagtagttccatcctaaagtgcaggcacaagtcatatgactgggggcagttgggaaactgacaatatgtcagatttcaaaattgaatataaaaaaaaaatctgtttgctcttttgagaattggattccagtgcagaattctgctggagtagcattattaactggtgcgttttggaaaaaagaggttttcccctgacagtatccctttaataatattatatagaaTTGTTAGGATTTGAGCGCATTTGTGTATTGGGTTTTGGACataaaaagagcaaaacaaaGACACACAGAGGGCACAGAGGAGGGTAACAAACACTGAAGGAGAGACCAGAAGCCACACTCCTACCATAATTCAAAGCAATGGGGTCCTGCCCATTTTATCATGAGTTCCTTCTTTATGAGCCCCCATAGAGGAAGATTATAATGAACAGCCCACCCCCCTGCTGTTAGAAGTTCTCTTAGCGTCATGTGACCTGTCTATAACCACTCACattgcagccttgtgcttttatatgatagAACGTTCTATGACATCCTCAGTTACAaaaggggatacattatccactaCACACAGAATAACACTAATAGAAGGAGTCCCAGTACAGTAGATGTTCCATATTTGTCAGATTATAAGAAATTAAATACAAAGGGCACAGCACTGGCAGCTTTACTTGCGATCTCTGCGTCCCTTATGATACACAGAAACTCCAGTAACACAGAAAGCCTCCAGTAACTAACTACAGGCCCACACACTGACAGATTAGACAACACCCCACTGGAAAACCCACGCGTAAAACCCGTATTCGTTGTACATAatgcatatgtgtgtgttttatatccTACCGCGGGACAGTGTCGCTTTTCTTTACACAGCCCGCAGCCCCGAATTGTTGTTTAACCCGGAACGAGGGTAATATCTAGATCCTGTACGCCAAACCGGAAAGCTAGGTCCCACGTCCCAAATCTCGTCTCGCGAGACTTGTGGCGTGACGACAGCGCCTATATAAGCGCAGAGACGCCTCAAGCAGCCGCCTTGTGGAAGGAAAGAAGTACTTTATAACGTAGATCGCGCAGCTCCAACTTTTGTcaggagaaaaataataaaacggCAAAACTTTATTGTCGTGTTGGTTGGTTGCTAGCCATGGTTGGTGGCgcaaaaacacattattttcatCAGGAGacttttatatttaaatcatacctccaaacatttgacCAATGGAATGATGGAGCTAAAATGTTTTGTCTATGCCcatttatgaccacaccccctatgtaccatgtccattttacaaaatttttcaggttatgaaaggttgaaaacatttttgggagttttagtgcaatgtttcaTGTGTTATACCAGTTCTGCTAATGaaactgaattcccctttaagaaccaaacaggtctggactgggcagtcacatagggttgccacctggccggtattttacaggcctggccggtaaaaatgacggttgaccccaatgttattaataaggaaaaaagataaatatatcggaagggctgtatttttttccagaaaaggtggcaaccctaccggcctggcctgtaaaaatgttgcttgatgccaatgttatagatagggaaaaatcagaaaaatatatataggaaggctggtatttttttctagaaaaggtggcaatcacagccggatttgtggaaaggccacctaggcccgggcctagggcagcaggattttagggggcggcatgctgcccaaccacaccgtcattggttcaaaaacactggggatacactggagatacaataatttttttaatttcccatgcgcaatccccattgctccggtccagatgatgaaaatttgcacgaataaagaggagggaacaggggcgacgaatggaagTGGGCctagggtagggttgccacctttttaaaaaaaaaaaaataccggccagtggtgggggcagaTAATAAAGGGGCGGACCGTGAAGCAAAAGGGGGCGGAGTCGACGTTCAGTGAcataaaaaggggcggagccacagggtAGCGACGCAAAAGGGCCGGGGCCACATCGCAGAAGCCGaaggaaatgtaagtttttacaggagggcaagggcttttgtaaagggtattacaaattaccggaagctacattgccggtaaatttgtaataggtgcactgccctgaaccttcagctacgGGAGCGGAtccaaactgtatatatatttgagcaggcactcaaggacCAATCCTCCACACAGACATGTAAAAAAGCCAGTGTTTTATTTGGTACACATggcatagccttacgcgtttcgtatctccACAGAAACGTAATCATAGGAGTCAGTGTTTGTGCAGATACAAAAAGCATAAGGCTATGAATGAGGCCATAAATGAAACACTGGCTTTATTTACACGTCTGTGGAGGATTACTCCTTGAGTACCTGCTCAATCATATATACGGTTTCTTCCCTATCATTGTTACTGATGcgaataaataaaacacaagcagAAACTGGGAAAGGTAAAAAAGAGTTAATGATCTGTACTCCAGACAGGGTAACGGGTCTGCTAAGTTCAGGGCCCAAAGGGAAAAGTCTCtgcccccttttctggaaaaatataccagtcttcctataaataacattggcatcaagcaacatttttaccagctgcagggccgctcctgccacgAGGCAAGGCGAGATtcttgcctcagatggcagcaaGTGGCCAGTtgcaaggggcagcaaaaagccgcctcttgtaactttaagagctgaatttctgggttttaatcCAGAAATTCGgttccgctagtgcaaagagtacaattgcgctcaatgcactagcgatgctgcccccttttgaccTGCTCTGATGCTGATTTTTAAGCGCAGGGTGGGagagggggcggcatctgggctgctacCTCAGTCGgaagcagccccagaatcggcccTGACCAGCTgggccggccaggtggcaactctagacaCTGATCACACTACtttataataaattcaaatggGTGCTTTCACTGGATTCTACACCATGTTTTCTGCATCTCACATGTTGAACATTTTTGTCCTCTGTGCATGTTATTTGTTGCCAAATTATGTTGTTTGAAACATGTACCATTTGAATCTGAAAAAGTCTCAAATGAgaactttttcaaacacatttgAATgaagtgaaatcacattctacctttcattttcaatgggtctgaCACCCACTTCCAGATATCCAACGCACAATCATGAGCAAGAAGTTATGCACTTAATATTTTTTCTTGATTACACATTCTTTCATATGTAACCTTCCACCACTTCTATTTCAGAGTATGTATTCTGTCACCTATGTTTTCACATGACATATTGCTATTGTATATGGTTATGAAACAGGTTTCTCAAATGAATTATACAAAAGAGACAGTTCTTATTCTGAGCCCTATTAACGCCCTGACCCTGGCACATTTTCAACATTCTTCAATAATCTATTGTGTTATTCTGTTGTGCTAATGATATTCAAAGGTAGTCTCCCTTGGCATCGCAAACTCTGGGGCGTTAACCCGAACAGGGCCCTGGGTCAAAATTAGATGCTCGCTTTGTTTGGGTAATTCCAATTCTTAATTCCCCACACCAATTAATATGTATTTGCAATCCCAGAGGAGTGAATCACAAAGCTAGCAAAAGTAGATTTATCAATTTCCAACAGGCAGAAAGAAGGATATAGCAGACAGAGCCCATAGAAGGCTAGTTCTGAATGTGGGGGCACCGTGTAACCACAAAATTAATTCCACAGCTCAGAATCTCCATCTAAACCCCCAgcaaaaagacaaaaacacatGGAAATAGTGGTATAACAAACAGTGATAATGACAATGCACGTCAGTTAAATCCCCCAATGGGTCCTCTGTTTTCCCAGACCCAAATGAGTCACCTCTTTTTATTCTTATACTCCTGCATGGAATCTTCTACAAGACTGATGCTTCTACAGCAACACTTGGTTTAGTTGCAACTGTATTGGTTCTTTTTGCAGCCTTTAGTAAGCACACAAAGTGAATTAGAGAAAGAATTTGAAGTTTCTATGCTTTCCTCATTTATCTTCAATGGT
Proteins encoded:
- the mfsd5.S gene encoding molybdate-anion transporter precursor (The RefSeq protein has 3 substitutions compared to this genomic sequence) — protein: MLVTAYLFLLGLLALWGVLEFSACHSKPSASSNALGNPAFRQFQYDFYRTYFPALAADWLQGPYLYKLYQHYHFLEGQIAIIYVCGFGASVFAGLVSVPLTSRLGRRKSCILFCLLLSASYLCKLSQEYFVLMTGRVLGGFSSSLLFSCFEAWYTHEHAEQHDFPAEWLPHTFTRAAAWNGGIAIAAGITANVCAEWLGLGPASPSVLAVPLLVLSVVLVIREWDENYGQTSSFRRVCGDGLRCLLRDRRVLLLGTIQALFESVVYIFIFLWTPVLDPHNAPLGIAFSSFMAASAVGSSLYHLATSKKYHLQPMHVLCLSILMVFFSLFMLTFSTAPGQEHPTESLLAFLLIELACGLYFPAMRFLRRRLIPEKEQTGVLNWFRVPLNLLAGLGLLVLHDSDYQSGTRNMFSLCAVTMLLALLCVVSLFTMVRNDSELRLPASEPEPNGTE
- the mfsd5.S gene encoding molybdate-anion transporter isoform X1 translates to MLVTAYLFLLGLLALWGVLEFSACHSKPSASSNALGNPAFRQFQYDFYRTYFPALAADWLQGPYLYKLYQHYHFLEGQIAIIYVCGFGASVFAGLVSVPLTSRLGRRKSCILFCLLLSASYLCKLSQEYFVLMTGRVLGGFSSSLLFSCFEAWYTHEHAEQHDFPAEWLPHTFTRAAEWNGGIAIAAGITANVCAEWLGLGPASPSVLAVPLLVLSVVLVIREWDENYGQTSSFRRVCGDGLRCLLRDRRVLLLGTIQALFESVVYIFIFLWTPVLDPHNAPLGIAFSSFMAASAVGSSLYHLATSKKYHLQPMHVLCLSILMVFFSLFMLTFSTAPGQEHPTESLLAFLLIELACGLYFPAMRFLRRRLIPEKEQTGVLNWFRVPLNLLAGLGLLVLHDSDYQSGTRNMFSLCAITMVLALLCVVSLFTMVRNDSELRLPASEPEPNGTE